One Vicinamibacteria bacterium genomic window, TGGGCAAGAGCTCGGTCAACACCATCGAGATCGTCGCCGGCCTCAACGAGGGGGACGAAGTGATCTTGTCGGATACGTCACAATGGGATGACTATCGAAGGATTCGTTTGAATTGAGGGTGAATTGAGCGCTAACGGCGAACCTCTCATCAGACTCGAGAACCTGGAGAAGTACTACGAGTCCCGCGCGGGACGAACCTATGTGCTCCGCCAGATCACGCTCGACATCAACGAGGGGGAGTTCCTTACCATCATGGGACCATCGGGAGCGGGCAAGTCGACGCTCCTCCACATCCTCGGGATGCTCGATGGCGAGTGGGGCGGCGATTACTATTTTCTGGACCATGCCGTCCATGCGATGAAGGTCAAACATCGTAACGAGCTTCACAAGCAGTACATCGGATTCGTCTTTCAGGCTTATCACCTTCTCGACAATCTGACGGTCTACGAGAACCTCGAGATACCGCTCTCTTACCGAAACATCCGCCGCTCCGAGCGGCAGTCGATGGTGGCGGATATCCTCGATCGATTCAACATCGTC contains:
- a CDS encoding ABC transporter ATP-binding protein yields the protein MSANGEPLIRLENLEKYYESRAGRTYVLRQITLDINEGEFLTIMGPSGAGKSTLLHILGMLDGEWGGDYYFLDHAVHAMKVKHRNELHKQYIGFVFQAYHLLDNLTVYENLEIPLSYRNIRRSERQSMVADILDRFNIVGKKDLYPSQLSGGQQQLVGVARAVVMEPKVILADEPTGNLHSEQGRDIMELFKKLNLQGTTIVQVTHSETNAAYGNRIVRLKDGWMDR